The Tistrella mobilis genome window below encodes:
- the mlaD gene encoding outer membrane lipid asymmetry maintenance protein MlaD produces MQRSVVETLLGAAVIAVAVGFAVHAYTGAGRGGSGSGYALTAAFDSVDGIVPGSEVRIGGIKVGSVTGQHLNPETYRAEITLSIDPTIKLPADSSAEIASSGLLGDKYVSVVPGGDDRMLQPGQAITYTQSSVSLESLIGRYLFSSGGSGEEKPAGAEAPAAGGAAKKDPFAE; encoded by the coding sequence TTGCAGCGCAGTGTCGTCGAAACCCTGCTCGGCGCGGCCGTCATTGCGGTCGCGGTCGGCTTCGCCGTCCATGCCTATACCGGCGCCGGGCGCGGCGGCAGCGGCAGTGGCTATGCCCTGACGGCCGCCTTCGACAGCGTCGACGGCATCGTGCCGGGCTCCGAGGTCCGCATCGGTGGCATCAAGGTCGGCAGCGTCACCGGCCAGCATCTGAACCCCGAGACCTATCGCGCCGAGATCACGCTCTCGATCGATCCCACGATCAAGCTGCCGGCCGACAGCTCGGCCGAAATCGCAAGTTCGGGCCTGCTGGGCGACAAATACGTCTCGGTGGTGCCGGGCGGCGATGACCGCATGCTGCAGCCGGGCCAGGCGATCACCTATACCCAGTCCTCGGTCAGCCTCGAATCGCTGATCGGCCGCTATCTCTTCTCGTCCGGCGGCAGCGGCGAGGAGAAGCCGGCCGGTGCCGAAGCCCCCGCCGCAGGCGGTGCGGCCAAGAAGGATCCCTTCGCGGAATGA
- a CDS encoding NADH:ubiquinone oxidoreductase subunit NDUFA12, translating into MTNLMTRLYTLRHGVSVGEDEFGNRYFRHKDSPSRRWVTYGKGVDPTTVPPEWHRWLHGTTDKTPVEAPLARKTWEKPFEPNHTGSAEAYLPKGHILAGGERPKATGDYEPWTPS; encoded by the coding sequence ATGACCAATCTCATGACACGTCTTTACACCCTGCGCCACGGCGTGTCCGTGGGCGAGGACGAGTTCGGGAACCGTTATTTCCGGCACAAGGACAGCCCGTCCAGGCGCTGGGTGACCTATGGCAAGGGTGTCGATCCCACCACGGTGCCGCCGGAATGGCATCGCTGGCTGCACGGCACCACCGACAAGACCCCGGTCGAGGCGCCGCTTGCGCGCAAGACCTGGGAAAAGCCGTTTGAGCCGAACCACACCGGCAGTGCCGAGGCCTATCTGCCCAAGGGCCATATCCTGGCCGGTGGCGAGCGGCCCAAGGCCACCGGTGACTACGAACCCTGGACGCCGTCCTGA